The proteins below are encoded in one region of Campylobacter rectus:
- a CDS encoding DUF4214 domain-containing protein, with protein MSLTQSHISALYIALFGRASEGAGNKFWLNAANTQNLSMADIANAMLNTGAAKEYFGGNLNTDEKFINHIYENVLGKGAGIDKEGKAFWINKLKEGANKGFIASQLLKEALDPKYSNSTDEATKAAHNLLVNKVLASNMVADSIQNVPNSSIQNALKSFTDINSNISSTLKANDIKKVIQDNKGNLTVDESKLDESAKQNNKVKILSQVTGKSEDEIKQILPKEDNPSTPDTPTPPDNPTPPTPPAPNPQPEPNPNPPQPPVPNPEEPNKIVGTDGTDHIRGTDKKDFIDAKGGNDFVDGLGGDDEIYGGKGNDSLFGGAGNDSIYGNEDNDIIHGDDGNDIIDGGEGNDTIYGDSGDDTIRGGIGNDGIYGGAGDDTLYGGDGKDKISGGDGDDTLYGDDGNDQMNGGDGKDKVYGGKGNDEIFTYMDDEIVDGGEGTDKLFITSKDDKLKLDFDTLRDGLDKRINSFELLHLGDDGKFFNKAVEITNLTPQDVLAVTDDENTKLLIMSDEKDSIRLKNFTVSSDTTKLRKGYTRYEGKVGEKTIKVDVKDDSNVMGKVINGGNTSDSLRGTKGDDEIRGGNGNDTVSGGVGGADSLYGDGGDDRIEGDLKDIILDGGEGVDTLALEDHEIDLNALQADMIKNFEILDLGSGNNPKTLRNLTPQNILKITSHKDTILKINGDDKDIAVLSGFTASADTSGLDANYNRYEGLNDKGELVKVDVKKTIKTALATTEATDGPDCIQGTQDADTISGKGGNDIIYGNGGDDTIYGNGGNDVLYGNEGADKIYGGTGNDRIHGGAQNDIIYGDEGDDEIYGDDGDDTINGNDGDDEIDGGQGDDIIHGNDGDDTIRGGAGNDRIEGGQGDDRLIGDEGNDHIEGGDGNDLLYGDNGDDTINGGTGNDQIYGGEGDDKIYGGQGNDKIYGLEGNDTIYGGEGDDEIAGANGNDIIKGDGGNDILQGNDGNDKIYGGEGDDTIYGGEGNDTIDGEFGNNTIYGNEGDDTIYGGEGNDKIYGGQGNDKIYGYKGNNTIMGESGKDSIYGGDGDDTIYGNDGNDIIFGNDGNDTIYGNEDNDLVFGGAGNDTIDGGKGNDAIYGNNGNDKIYGELNDTLLDGGEGYDSLYFNEDIDFDAIRDTLNQKISNFEQLHLGYTGDDTVKLNNMTAADIFAMTDNKDTILKIKGDKKDSVGLKGFKVSADTSGLEDGYTRYEGIYTDDTGTQFNVKVDIDSDISVGLAGMP; from the coding sequence ATGTCCCTAACCCAGTCCCATATCTCTGCTTTATACATAGCATTGTTTGGTAGAGCCAGTGAAGGCGCCGGAAATAAATTCTGGCTAAATGCCGCAAATACTCAAAACCTAAGTATGGCGGATATCGCAAATGCTATGCTTAATACCGGTGCGGCAAAAGAGTATTTCGGAGGTAATTTAAATACCGACGAAAAGTTTATAAACCATATCTATGAAAACGTACTGGGTAAAGGTGCGGGTATAGATAAAGAGGGTAAAGCCTTTTGGATAAATAAATTAAAAGAAGGAGCTAATAAAGGTTTTATAGCAAGCCAGCTTCTTAAAGAAGCTCTTGATCCTAAATACTCAAACAGTACCGATGAAGCTACTAAAGCGGCTCACAATCTTTTAGTAAATAAAGTACTTGCTTCAAATATGGTAGCAGATAGCATACAAAACGTTCCTAACTCAAGCATACAAAACGCTTTAAAATCTTTTACGGATATTAATAGCAATATATCCTCTACTTTAAAAGCAAATGATATAAAAAAGGTTATACAAGACAATAAAGGAAATTTAACCGTAGACGAATCCAAACTGGATGAATCCGCAAAACAAAACAATAAGGTTAAGATTTTATCTCAAGTAACGGGTAAGAGTGAAGATGAGATAAAACAGATACTGCCTAAAGAAGATAATCCAAGTACTCCGGATACCCCTACTCCACCCGATAACCCTACTCCTCCTACTCCTCCTGCGCCAAATCCGCAGCCTGAACCAAACCCAAATCCTCCTCAACCGCCGGTACCGAATCCTGAGGAACCAAACAAGATAGTGGGTACTGATGGAACGGATCATATACGAGGAACCGATAAAAAGGATTTCATAGATGCCAAAGGAGGCAATGACTTCGTAGACGGTCTTGGGGGCGATGATGAGATATATGGAGGAAAAGGCAATGACAGTTTATTTGGCGGAGCAGGAAACGATAGTATCTACGGCAATGAAGATAACGACATTATCCATGGAGACGACGGCAATGATATTATTGACGGAGGAGAAGGAAACGATACGATTTACGGCGATAGCGGGGACGATACCATAAGGGGCGGGATAGGAAACGACGGGATTTATGGAGGGGCGGGAGACGATACTCTTTACGGCGGAGACGGTAAAGATAAAATTTCCGGCGGCGACGGCGACGATACGCTTTACGGCGATGATGGCAACGACCAAATGAATGGAGGAGACGGTAAAGATAAAGTTTACGGCGGCAAAGGAAATGATGAAATTTTTACGTATATGGACGATGAGATTGTAGATGGCGGCGAAGGAACGGATAAGCTATTTATCACTTCCAAAGATGATAAGCTAAAGCTTGATTTCGATACTTTGCGTGACGGACTGGACAAGCGGATAAACAGTTTTGAGCTGCTTCATCTGGGAGATGACGGCAAATTTTTCAATAAAGCCGTAGAAATCACAAATTTAACGCCGCAAGACGTCCTTGCCGTAACCGATGATGAAAATACAAAATTACTCATAATGAGCGATGAAAAAGACTCGATAAGATTAAAAAATTTCACGGTTTCAAGTGATACCACAAAGTTAAGAAAAGGCTATACCAGATATGAGGGCAAAGTCGGTGAAAAAACGATAAAAGTCGATGTCAAAGACGACTCAAATGTTATGGGCAAAGTCATAAACGGCGGCAATACAAGCGATAGCCTACGAGGCACTAAAGGCGATGATGAGATACGAGGCGGTAACGGTAACGATACCGTAAGCGGCGGTGTAGGCGGAGCGGACTCGCTTTATGGAGACGGCGGAGACGACCGTATAGAAGGCGATCTAAAAGATATAATCTTAGATGGCGGCGAAGGAGTAGATACGCTTGCTCTCGAAGATCACGAGATCGATCTTAACGCATTACAAGCGGACATGATCAAAAATTTCGAGATACTGGATCTGGGAAGCGGCAATAATCCCAAGACGCTAAGAAACCTTACTCCCCAAAATATCCTCAAAATCACCTCGCATAAAGATACGATCTTAAAAATAAACGGCGACGATAAAGATATCGCGGTTTTAAGCGGCTTTACCGCTTCGGCCGATACGAGCGGTTTGGATGCTAATTACAATCGTTACGAGGGATTAAACGATAAGGGCGAACTCGTCAAAGTCGATGTCAAAAAAACAATCAAAACCGCGCTTGCGACCACCGAAGCGACGGACGGCCCCGACTGCATCCAAGGAACTCAAGACGCCGATACGATAAGCGGAAAAGGAGGAAACGATATCATTTACGGCAACGGCGGAGACGATACGATCTACGGCAATGGGGGCAATGATGTGCTCTACGGTAATGAAGGGGCCGATAAAATTTACGGCGGCACGGGAAACGATCGAATACACGGCGGCGCACAAAACGATATCATCTACGGCGATGAAGGAGATGATGAAATATACGGCGATGACGGGGACGATACGATAAACGGCAATGACGGAGATGATGAAATCGACGGCGGACAAGGGGATGATATCATTCATGGAAATGACGGCGATGATACCATAAGGGGCGGCGCAGGAAACGATCGAATCGAAGGCGGCCAAGGAGACGATAGGCTTATAGGAGATGAGGGTAACGACCATATAGAAGGAGGAGACGGAAATGACCTTTTATACGGCGATAACGGCGATGACACCATAAACGGCGGCACGGGAAACGATCAAATTTACGGCGGTGAAGGAGATGATAAAATTTACGGCGGCCAGGGAAATGATAAAATTTACGGGCTTGAAGGCAACGATACGATTTACGGAGGAGAAGGAGACGATGAGATAGCCGGCGCAAACGGCAATGATATTATAAAAGGGGACGGCGGAAACGATATCTTGCAAGGAAACGACGGAAACGACAAAATTTATGGCGGAGAGGGCGACGATACGATTTACGGAGGAGAAGGTAACGATACGATAGACGGCGAATTCGGAAACAATACCATCTATGGCAACGAAGGCGATGATACGATTTACGGAGGAGAAGGCAACGACAAAATTTACGGCGGTCAGGGAAATGATAAAATTTACGGCTACAAAGGCAACAATACGATAATGGGCGAATCAGGGAAAGACAGCATTTACGGCGGAGACGGGGATGATACGATTTATGGTAACGATGGCAACGATATCATCTTTGGCAACGACGGAAACGATACAATCTACGGTAACGAAGATAACGATCTTGTATTTGGCGGAGCCGGAAACGACACCATAGACGGCGGCAAGGGGAATGATGCCATTTACGGTAATAACGGAAACGACAAAATTTACGGCGAGCTAAACGATACGCTGCTTGACGGCGGCGAGGGATACGATAGCTTGTATTTTAACGAAGATATTGATTTTGATGCGATACGAGATACGTTAAATCAAAAGATTTCAAATTTTGAACAGTTACACTTAGGATATACCGGCGATGATACGGTTAAGCTCAATAATATGACCGCGGCCGATATCTTTGCGATGACGGACAACAAAGATACCATCTTAAAAATCAAAGGCGATAAAAAAGATTCGGTAGGTCTTAAGGGCTTTAAGGTTTCTGCCGATACGAGCGGGCTTGAAGACGGATATACGCGGTACGAGGGTATCTACACCGATGATACCGGAACGCAGTTTAATGTCAAAGTGGATATCGACAGCGATATATCGGTCGGTCTTGCAGGTATGCCGTAA
- the pgp3 gene encoding peptidoglycan metallopeptidase Pgp3: MKKIFWTVLLCLNLGAQTESGTASETQTIVNGDVEIVRVESKFAGNLSIDGKAWRWLGVPGDEDLKFAVVAAGYRQKGEITLKNELDGKSETIVFKIVQGKYKKEKISVEGSKVTPPKDVLKRIEEEREEANKIYATVNEGLKFNSEFILPMSSVITSPFGTARVFNGTLKSYHGGTDFRAAVGSSVIAANDGTVVIAKDRYYAGGSVVIDHGEGIYTQYYHLSALNVKVGRVVKKGEIIALSGASGRVSGPHLHFGVIIGGVQVNPLNFVKKINEILN, encoded by the coding sequence ATGAAAAAGATTTTTTGGACGGTTTTGCTTTGTTTAAATTTGGGTGCGCAGACCGAGAGCGGCACGGCAAGCGAAACTCAAACTATCGTTAATGGCGACGTTGAGATAGTCCGAGTGGAGTCTAAATTTGCCGGAAATTTGAGCATTGACGGCAAAGCCTGGCGTTGGCTTGGCGTGCCGGGGGATGAAGATTTAAAATTTGCCGTTGTTGCGGCAGGTTACCGCCAAAAAGGCGAAATAACGCTTAAAAACGAGCTTGACGGCAAAAGCGAAACGATAGTATTTAAAATCGTCCAAGGCAAATACAAAAAGGAAAAAATAAGCGTCGAGGGTAGCAAAGTAACGCCGCCAAAAGACGTGCTAAAGCGTATCGAAGAGGAGCGCGAGGAGGCAAATAAAATCTACGCGACTGTAAATGAAGGGCTAAAATTTAACTCCGAATTTATCCTGCCTATGAGCTCGGTTATAACAAGCCCCTTTGGCACCGCGCGCGTTTTTAACGGCACTTTAAAGAGCTATCACGGCGGCACGGACTTTAGGGCGGCCGTAGGCTCCTCGGTGATCGCCGCAAACGACGGCACCGTCGTCATCGCAAAAGATCGCTACTATGCGGGCGGATCCGTGGTGATAGATCACGGCGAGGGGATTTATACGCAGTATTACCACCTAAGCGCGCTCAACGTCAAAGTAGGGCGGGTCGTCAAAAAAGGCGAGATCATCGCGCTTAGCGGCGCTAGCGGGCGAGTGAGCGGACCGCATCTGCACTTTGGCGTGATTATAGGCGGAGTGCAGGTAAATCCGCTAAATTTCGTCAAAAAGATCAATGAGATTTTAAATTAA
- a CDS encoding sensor histidine kinase, whose translation MKFVNLIKKAFRALSERQILPIFLLYFITSAAFLVFFAQMFFEREKYFIFDRDAFVVRDLEQGLQNRLRIAGKINDGDFDDIEAFAINLKTGEEIEDDFEPRDGMPRRYKDGLDSVVQFYLKNGQGEEEYYVAVKVADPEFAILMLKLKIIFFSFIILLAILIIAYFIIRLSLRPLYRRIDFLNGFIRDTTHEINTPLSVILMSIEMFETDPQKYLNNIKTASKTISTLYEDLTLVKFGGEEDNAVTTFSLSELVRDRLSYFGLNLEQKNINLNAQIAEVQLRSSYKKVRKIIDNLLSNAIKYCDENGDVGVNLTPLALTISNGGAGIAKENLSRIFDLYARFDERNGGFGIGLHIVKTFCDELGFKISCKSKEGLTEFMVEFGENVVKI comes from the coding sequence ATGAAATTCGTAAATTTGATAAAAAAAGCCTTTCGCGCACTGTCCGAGCGTCAAATTTTGCCCATTTTTTTGCTTTATTTCATCACGAGCGCCGCATTTTTGGTATTTTTCGCACAAATGTTTTTTGAGCGGGAGAAATATTTTATCTTCGACCGCGACGCATTTGTCGTGCGAGATCTGGAGCAGGGACTGCAAAACAGACTCCGCATCGCGGGCAAGATAAACGACGGCGATTTCGACGATATCGAAGCTTTTGCGATAAATCTCAAAACGGGCGAGGAGATCGAAGATGACTTTGAGCCCAGGGATGGCATGCCGCGTCGTTACAAGGACGGGCTTGATTCGGTAGTGCAGTTTTATCTAAAAAACGGGCAGGGCGAGGAGGAGTATTACGTCGCGGTCAAGGTCGCCGACCCCGAGTTTGCGATTTTGATGCTAAAGCTTAAAATAATATTTTTTTCTTTTATAATACTTCTTGCTATTTTAATCATAGCTTATTTTATCATCCGTCTTTCGCTGCGTCCGCTTTATCGTCGCATCGACTTTTTAAACGGCTTTATTAGGGATACGACGCACGAGATAAATACGCCTCTTAGCGTCATTTTGATGAGTATAGAGATGTTTGAAACCGATCCTCAAAAATATCTAAATAACATAAAAACCGCCTCTAAAACCATCTCGACGCTCTACGAAGACCTAACGCTGGTGAAATTCGGAGGCGAAGAGGATAATGCGGTGACGACCTTTAGCTTAAGCGAGCTCGTGCGCGATAGACTTAGCTATTTCGGTCTAAATTTGGAGCAAAAAAATATAAATTTAAACGCGCAAATCGCCGAAGTGCAGCTGCGCTCGTCATACAAAAAAGTGCGAAAAATCATCGACAATCTGCTTAGCAACGCTATAAAATATTGCGACGAAAACGGCGATGTCGGCGTAAATTTAACCCCCTTGGCGCTAACGATCTCAAACGGCGGCGCGGGCATCGCAAAAGAAAATTTATCCCGCATTTTCGATCTTTACGCGCGATTTGACGAGCGAAACGGCGGCTTTGGCATCGGGCTTCATATCGTCAAAACCTTTTGCGACGAGCTGGGATTTAAAATCTCGTGCAAAAGCAAGGAGGGGCTAACCGAGTTTATGGTAGAGTTTGGCGAGAACGTGGTAAAAATTTGA
- a CDS encoding HMA2 domain-containing protein produces the protein MSAAPHIPSELVLRIASYFTPIHHVAGRLRVRVSSDIKKEADSLPLEKIDQTIKQIDGIKNVKFNKLIGSATIEYDNEIFPKKIWDDLLKGENLHEISALINNLAQKATGGAR, from the coding sequence ATGAGCGCAGCGCCACATATACCATCAGAGTTAGTCTTACGCATAGCTTCGTATTTCACGCCGATCCATCACGTCGCAGGCCGCCTAAGAGTCCGCGTCAGCAGCGATATCAAAAAAGAAGCGGATAGCTTGCCGTTAGAAAAAATAGATCAAACAATCAAGCAAATAGACGGCATAAAAAACGTCAAATTTAACAAACTAATCGGCTCGGCAACGATCGAATACGACAACGAAATTTTCCCGAAAAAGATATGGGACGATCTGCTAAAGGGCGAAAATCTGCACGAGATCTCAGCTCTAATCAACAACCTAGCTCAAAAAGCGACCGGCGGCGCAAGATGA
- a CDS encoding lipid-binding SYLF domain-containing protein — protein sequence MKNFLKFTACALLLGQLAYADFTQNQKVRTSLDILNDLGSKKLLNLKDTSEIKGIIVIPEVVSGGLIATTHTGDGIFVGRNDDNEWSSPIFINFKGGGIGLQAGYKSTDLVVLIKSRRSYAGLINGKGQIDLSADAVIMGAGEKAGVMTDLPEISAWATLRGKSRGIFAGVSVNTSLIVVDKQATYDYYDRMYDMEDIYNNSPKDSRYTKTLKEVLNKFFK from the coding sequence ATGAAAAATTTTTTAAAATTTACGGCTTGCGCGCTTTTGCTGGGACAACTTGCCTATGCGGACTTTACGCAAAATCAAAAAGTGCGAACTTCGCTTGATATTTTAAATGATCTAGGCTCCAAAAAACTGCTAAATTTAAAAGACACCAGCGAAATAAAAGGCATCATCGTCATCCCCGAAGTGGTTAGCGGAGGGCTCATCGCGACTACGCACACGGGAGACGGTATATTTGTCGGCAGAAATGACGATAACGAATGGAGCAGTCCGATATTTATCAATTTTAAAGGCGGCGGCATAGGTCTTCAAGCGGGCTACAAATCAACAGATCTTGTCGTGCTAATCAAATCAAGAAGATCTTATGCGGGGCTGATAAACGGCAAAGGCCAAATCGACCTTAGCGCGGATGCGGTGATAATGGGCGCGGGAGAAAAAGCGGGCGTTATGACCGACTTGCCTGAAATTTCAGCTTGGGCTACGTTAAGAGGTAAAAGCAGAGGGATTTTTGCAGGGGTTAGCGTAAATACGTCTTTAATAGTAGTCGATAAGCAAGCTACGTATGATTATTACGATAGAATGTATGATATGGAAGATATTTATAACAACTCTCCGAAAGACTCAAGATATACGAAAACGTTAAAAGAAGTATTGAATAAATTTTTTAAATAG
- a CDS encoding heavy metal translocating P-type ATPase gives MTPKNSVRIAHLTKNRVRFVCERIGLECDESRLEARISEFRYAKSVRVNKKAKSVIIGFESNFDEIKEFIENLPIENFNKRKVSPNKSKIYKAATALAVTPFITDNGAKALSSLIAAAPLLKEGASEALKGGITSKVLEATAVGVSLARRDFLAANSTNLMLTIGEYMEESAVHRSDDLIKELARPNIEEVWIEVNNHGKKSLKKIATADVKVGDIVVVGAGESIGIDGYIVEGTASVNQVSMTGEAEPVKKERGDRVMSGTVVEDGRIKIWAESIASESATARIKSYIQSSLNEKSAVGLKATKLADKLVPVTLSLAGVSYLLSRDMTRVASVLQADYSCALKLATPVAFKSSISKAGRNGVLIKGAKAIEALASADTFVFDKTGTLTHGSLSVVKVHSFKKEFTEAQLLNLTASAEEHYFHPVAEAIVKAAREIGFHHIHHDEVEFIVAHGVKTYVGGKEVVIGSRHFLEDDEQISFSKHEKIIKNEVDSGLTLLYVGYDKELLGVIAMRDTMRENAAQTLARLRKLGVKELIMLTGDVRSKAGQVANELGIDRVYANCLPTDKAGIIEQLKAEGKKVAFVGDGINDAPSLTKAHVGISMQKGADIAKATADISLLKDDIGSVAVAKDAANKTIKLINANFNATVGINSLILAGATFGFFNPIATAVLHNGTTIGLLANSMKGVKLSAK, from the coding sequence TTGACTCCCAAAAATAGCGTTCGCATCGCGCACCTAACCAAAAATCGAGTGCGCTTCGTCTGCGAGCGGATCGGGCTTGAGTGCGACGAAAGCCGCTTGGAAGCTCGAATTTCAGAGTTTAGATATGCAAAAAGCGTTAGGGTAAATAAAAAAGCAAAAAGCGTCATCATCGGCTTTGAGTCAAATTTTGACGAGATTAAAGAGTTTATCGAAAATTTGCCGATCGAAAATTTTAACAAGCGAAAAGTTAGCCCAAACAAGTCCAAAATTTACAAAGCGGCAACGGCTCTAGCCGTCACGCCTTTTATCACCGACAACGGTGCAAAAGCGCTATCTAGCCTCATCGCCGCAGCTCCGCTACTAAAAGAAGGCGCAAGCGAAGCGCTAAAAGGCGGTATCACCTCAAAGGTGCTCGAAGCCACCGCAGTGGGCGTGAGCCTAGCTAGACGCGACTTTTTAGCGGCAAATAGCACAAATCTCATGCTAACCATCGGCGAATACATGGAAGAAAGCGCCGTGCACCGCAGCGACGACCTCATCAAAGAGCTAGCCCGCCCCAACATCGAAGAAGTCTGGATCGAGGTAAATAATCACGGTAAAAAATCCCTCAAAAAAATAGCGACCGCCGACGTCAAGGTGGGCGACATCGTAGTCGTCGGCGCGGGCGAGAGTATCGGCATCGACGGCTATATCGTGGAGGGCACCGCAAGCGTAAATCAAGTCTCGATGACGGGCGAAGCCGAACCCGTCAAAAAAGAGCGCGGCGACCGCGTGATGAGCGGAACGGTCGTCGAGGACGGACGCATAAAAATCTGGGCCGAGAGCATAGCCTCCGAGAGCGCGACAGCGAGGATAAAATCCTACATCCAAAGCTCGCTAAACGAAAAATCGGCCGTCGGACTAAAGGCCACGAAGCTAGCCGACAAGCTAGTGCCCGTGACGCTAAGCCTAGCCGGCGTTTCGTATCTACTTAGCCGAGATATGACTCGCGTAGCTAGCGTCTTGCAGGCGGACTACTCCTGCGCGCTAAAGCTAGCCACTCCCGTCGCCTTTAAATCAAGCATCTCAAAAGCCGGCCGCAACGGCGTGCTGATAAAAGGCGCCAAAGCTATCGAAGCGCTAGCGAGCGCCGATACTTTCGTCTTTGATAAAACAGGCACGCTAACGCACGGCAGCCTAAGCGTCGTGAAAGTTCACTCGTTTAAAAAAGAATTTACCGAAGCGCAGCTGTTAAATTTGACCGCAAGCGCCGAGGAGCACTACTTCCACCCCGTAGCCGAGGCTATCGTAAAGGCCGCTCGCGAGATAGGCTTTCACCACATCCATCACGACGAGGTCGAGTTTATCGTCGCTCACGGCGTGAAAACCTATGTAGGCGGTAAAGAGGTCGTGATCGGCTCGCGGCATTTTTTAGAGGACGACGAGCAAATTTCATTTAGCAAGCACGAAAAGATCATCAAAAACGAAGTAGATAGCGGACTCACGCTACTATACGTCGGCTACGATAAGGAGCTCTTAGGCGTCATAGCTATGCGCGATACTATGCGAGAAAACGCCGCACAGACTCTAGCGAGGCTAAGAAAACTGGGCGTAAAAGAGCTGATAATGCTAACGGGCGACGTGCGGTCTAAAGCGGGTCAAGTAGCAAACGAGCTAGGCATCGACAGAGTTTATGCAAACTGCCTACCGACCGACAAGGCGGGCATCATCGAGCAGCTAAAAGCCGAGGGCAAAAAAGTAGCCTTCGTCGGAGACGGCATCAACGACGCGCCAAGCCTCACCAAAGCGCACGTAGGCATCAGTATGCAAAAAGGCGCCGATATCGCAAAGGCTACAGCCGACATCAGCCTACTAAAAGACGACATAGGCTCGGTCGCAGTCGCAAAAGACGCGGCAAACAAAACGATAAAACTAATAAACGCAAATTTTAACGCCACCGTGGGCATAAACTCGCTTATCCTAGCGGGCGCGACATTTGGGTTTTTTAACCCTATCGCCACAGCGGTGCTGCACAACGGCACGACGATCGGATTACTGGCAAATTCGATGAAAGGCGTAAAACTGAGCGCAAAATAA
- a CDS encoding response regulator transcription factor yields MSKILIVEDENMLLDMMRAYLGAQGYETAGVKSYDEALDLAYESNFDLWIFDVKIIGGSGFALLDELRKSGKNTPCIFTTSLNTLDDLQSGFNSGCDDYIKKPFELKELLLRVQNLLKRTFVHNKNELIELGQNLSFDIKQGLLFRDGAVIAMPKKQSKLLSLLLKNQDKFLSREEIYGELWEYDESPSELSLRVYIAELRKILGKERIASASKLGYKYV; encoded by the coding sequence ATGAGTAAAATTTTGATCGTCGAGGACGAAAATATGCTGCTTGATATGATGCGCGCGTATCTGGGAGCGCAGGGTTACGAGACCGCAGGTGTGAAGAGCTACGACGAGGCGCTAGACCTGGCCTACGAAAGCAACTTCGATCTTTGGATATTCGATGTCAAAATTATCGGCGGCAGCGGCTTTGCGCTACTTGACGAGCTGCGAAAGTCGGGTAAAAACACGCCTTGTATATTTACGACCTCGCTAAATACGCTTGATGATTTGCAAAGCGGCTTTAACAGCGGCTGCGACGACTACATCAAAAAGCCTTTTGAACTAAAAGAGCTGCTTTTGCGCGTGCAAAATCTGCTAAAACGCACTTTCGTGCACAACAAAAACGAGCTTATCGAGCTTGGACAAAATTTGAGTTTTGATATAAAGCAAGGCTTGCTATTTCGGGACGGCGCAGTGATCGCGATGCCCAAAAAGCAATCCAAACTGCTCTCGCTTTTGCTAAAAAATCAGGATAAATTTTTAAGCAGAGAGGAGATATACGGAGAGCTTTGGGAGTATGACGAGAGTCCCAGCGAGCTTAGCCTGCGCGTTTATATCGCGGAGCTACGTAAAATTTTGGGCAAGGAACGTATCGCGAGCGCGTCAAAACTGGGCTATAAATATGTTTGA
- a CDS encoding Fur family transcriptional regulator translates to MHTFDKFYMKFLELLRDYGYKNSAAKEQILKILFSSDEHLSASEIRDKIKSEFKRNVSLTAIYRFLNFLQDFGLVLSIEESGINKFELNLKSHHDHLICIKCGMTESFFDKYIEEKQEQICKNSGFKLEGHTMILYGICPKCQNK, encoded by the coding sequence ATGCACACTTTTGACAAATTTTATATGAAATTTTTAGAGCTTTTGCGGGATTACGGATATAAAAATTCTGCCGCAAAAGAGCAAATTTTAAAAATTTTATTTTCTAGCGACGAGCATCTTAGCGCGAGCGAGATACGAGATAAAATCAAAAGCGAATTTAAGCGAAACGTGAGCCTCACGGCGATTTATCGGTTTTTAAATTTTTTGCAGGATTTCGGGCTGGTTTTGAGCATTGAAGAGAGCGGAATAAATAAATTCGAGCTAAATTTAAAGTCGCATCACGACCATCTCATCTGTATAAAATGCGGCATGACGGAGAGTTTTTTCGATAAATATATAGAAGAAAAACAAGAGCAAATTTGTAAAAATTCAGGCTTTAAACTCGAAGGACATACGATGATTTTATACGGGATTTGTCCAAAGTGCCAAAACAAATAG
- a CDS encoding DUF1104 domain-containing protein produces the protein MKKIVLISLLVAGGLFAASLEKSTNEELYAMVANADAKTLSEVAFEIDKRAGKLRYEAKEARRGLKAEMRKKFEAMSIADRQNFMRDFRKSYNDQVDALSVAEAKKLDIELKGHDDDFHKKFRHNFRGGFRHGGHGMMAPECPSSGECDQIGGFRGPKQPTNR, from the coding sequence ATGAAAAAAATAGTTCTAATCAGCCTTTTGGTCGCGGGCGGGTTGTTTGCGGCTTCGCTTGAGAAAAGCACCAACGAGGAGCTCTACGCTATGGTCGCAAATGCCGACGCAAAGACGCTTAGCGAGGTTGCGTTTGAGATAGACAAGCGTGCGGGCAAGCTAAGATATGAGGCAAAAGAGGCCAGACGCGGTCTAAAAGCCGAGATGAGAAAGAAATTTGAGGCTATGAGCATCGCCGATAGGCAAAATTTTATGCGCGATTTTCGCAAGAGCTACAACGATCAAGTAGACGCGCTAAGCGTAGCGGAAGCTAAGAAGCTGGATATCGAGCTAAAAGGCCATGACGATGATTTTCACAAGAAATTTAGGCACAATTTCAGGGGCGGATTTAGACACGGCGGTCACGGCATGATGGCGCCTGAGTGCCCAAGCAGCGGCGAGTGCGACCAAATAGGCGGCTTTAGAGGCCCTAAACAGCCGACGAACCGATAA